The following nucleotide sequence is from Neokomagataea tanensis.
CGATCCATAGACAAAGCAACCTCTGAAACATCACGAGAGAAGCCATTACGGGCAAAAATACCGAGCACTCGTGCCAATTCTTCCTGCGGGCGGTCATCCCGCTGGAAAGGTCCAACACGACGTTTCCGTGCCAGCATTAATGCCGCAGCCAATTCGGCCTCCCGCGCCCCAGCATCACCACGCTCTCCCAACGAATCGGATAAGGCTTCACGAGCAACTTCAGCGTCTACTCCCTTTTGCTGCAACTTGGCCTCTACAGCACGTCTAGAGCGCCCCGCACGCGCCAAACTTGATGCCTTCATGCGAGCAAACCCCGGATCATCAACCGCGCCGAGCGCGCGCATGGCGTAAACAACGTCGTCTATAACAGTACGCAGCCCATTTAATTTGGCTGACAGTTCCTCTTCATCCAGACCAGCCTGCAACGCGCGTGATGCCCAGCGCCTCAACCGTCTTTCCAGCATCTGCCTCAGCCCCTGCTCGGTCGTGGCGAAGCGGGCTAAATGCGCAAGTGCTGTCTCGCGCAGCGTACGGAAATCAGGGGCTGCCGGTATCTCTATCATTTTGAAGAGTATGAAACTGATCAGGCATTTACGGCAAGCAAAGATCGCGTATGGTCAGGTTATGACCGTATCATTTTCTCCTGCGCTTGACGCCGCTATTCGCTCTTTACCACAACGCTACCCAGGACCGGGCGGCGCTGTTGCTGTTCTTCACCGCGGAGAAGTAATTATACGCCACAGTTGGGGCTACGCGAATGCGGAGAGACGTCTCCCTTTTACCCCTTCAACACTTTTCCGCATGTGCTCTATCACTAAGCAATTCACATGCGCGGCCATGCTACAAAATACTGCCGCCCCCTCTGAACTGAACAAGATCATTTCATCGCGCCTTCCCCTGCTTCAAGGCCCACATCCTAACGCGCTTCATCTGGCTCATAACCAATCTGGTCTGCGCGACTACTGGGCCGTCGCAATGCTGCATGGTGCTGCCATTGAGGGGTATTTCGGGGACCGGGAAGCCGAGAGAGTTATACGCGGTACGCGCAGTCTCCAGTTCTCGCCCGGCACGTCTTACTCTTACGTTAACCAAAATTTCCGCCTCCTCTCTGACGCCTTACAAGACCATACGGGCCGAAGCTTTGCGGAAATTCTCCAATTTTCTGTTTTCAACCCCTCCGGGATGGAGCGCGCAATACTGGCCGCAGAAACACGCGCAATGCCAGACGGTACCATCGGGTATGAGGGCAGCGTCTCAGCCGGTTTCCGCCCGGCAATAAACAATATTTGGTGGACGGGCGATGCCGGCCTCGCCGCCTCCCTTGATGATATGATTGCGTGGGAGACGTTTATCGATAACGGCCGGGACGATAGCGACAGTCTTTATAATCGCCTCTCAGCCCCCACCTCTTTTGAAAATGGCACGCCTGCGCCCTATGGCTTCGGCCTGCAACACCTCAACCTTCATGGCAAACATGTTACTGCACATGGCGGCGCCCTGCGTGGGTGGCGGTCACACCGTCTTCACGTCGCTTCAGAGCGCCTTTCTGTTGTTGTCATGTTCAACCACATGTCACCTGCACAAAACGCAGCAGCAGAAATTTTAGGCTCGATGCTTAACGCTCCTGCCCCCCCTACCCGCAACGCACAGACTAGCCGCCTGCCCGGTGTTTACCGGGAACAGGAAACCGGCCTCTCTGCTCGTATCGATTCTCTCGGTGAAAACACTTTGGGGCTACGTTACCTCATGCTGCCTGATGCGCTGTCCAACGTGAGCGACACGCATGCAGAGAACGGCGCAATCCGGCTCAATCTTCTGCAAGATTGCACCGTTCGGATGGAGCATCTCAAAGAAAACCGATCTACGACACTAATTGCTGCCACAGATGCCGGCCCCATCCCGGCCGATACTGAAACATCCGAGCTCGCAGGGAATTACATCTGTGACGAGCTGGACGGAGCAACCGTAACCGTTTCAGAACAAGGCGGCATTTTGTACGGTGGGTTTTCTGGCATGTTGGGCGATGGAAAAATGGAACCGCTCCAACGCCTTGCACGTGATTTATGGGTTCTCCCTTGCCCCCGCGCACTGGATCATACCCCGCCGGGAGATTGGACACTCAGCTTTGAGCGTCAAAATAAGCAGATTATTGCACTGCGCTTAGGCTGCTGGCTCGCAAGAGACCTTATTTATCGCCCTGTCTGACATAAAATTACATAGAAGCATTTGACGCCAAGCGTTTTAGAGCGTCACAATAGTAACTGTGAAATCTGTTGGCCCCGCCTCGGACCCTAAGGGAAGAACCGGCGCGGGGCTTTCGTATTCCACATATCTTTATGAACCTTTTGAACAGGATCGATCACAATCATGATCTCCGCCCTAATGCCCAACTACAACCGTGCTGACCTCGCCTTTGAGCAAGGCCAAGGCATCTGGCTGCAGACGGCGGATGGACGACGATTCATGGATTTCGGAGCAGGCATCGCGGTCTCCTCCCTCGGCCACGCACACCCAAAGCTCGTACATGCGATTGCGGAACAAGCTGGCAAAGTCATGCACGTTTCAAATTTGTACCGCGTGCCGCAAGCCGAGCGCTTGGCTGATCTCCTTGTGCAAAACACTTTTGCCGATTCGGTGTTGTTCTGTAATTCCGGCGCGGAAGCCAATGAAGGCATGGTCAAAATGATCCGCCGCGCGCAATTCGAAAACGGACACCCTGAACGGACACGTATTCTTTGTTTTGATGGCGCATTTCACGGCCGTACACTTGCCATGATCGCCGCTGGGGGCAACCCCGCGTACCTAAAAGGTTTTGGCCCTGTTGTAGAGGGCTTTGATCACATCCCCTTTAACAACACGAACACGCTGCGCGACGCCATCACCCCTGAAACTGCCGGCATTATTGTTGAACCCATTCAGGGCGAAACAGGCATCAAAACAGCCGACGTTCATTTCATGAAAGCACTCCGCGCTGTCTGTGATGAATTTGGCCTCTATCTCGGCTTTGACGAGGTTCAAACCGGCGTAGGGCGCACCGGCAAACTCTTCGCCCATGAGTGGAGCGGCATTGCCCCAGATGTTATGTCCGTAGCAAAAGGCATTGGAGGTGGCTTCCCTCTCGGAGCCGTACTCGCGACAGAAGCGGTCGCCAAGCATATGACCCCAGGCTCCCACGGCACCACCTTCGGCGGTAACCCGCTCGCCTGCGCAGCGGGCACCTGCGTCATGACCGAAATTCTAGCACCCGGCTTCATCCAGCAGGTTGAAGAAACAGGGCACGCTTTTGGCGCAATGCTCCAAAATGTTGTCGAACGCTCCAACGGCGTGTTCGATGGCGTACGTGGGCTTGGCCTTATGCGCGGTCTACACTGCACCCTGCCAGTGGGCGATGTGCTGTCGGCCGTAATTAACCAGGGCCTTCTTGCTGTAACAGCAGGCGATAATGTCCTGCGCTTGGTTCCGCCATTGATCGTTACTCCAGCCGACTGCCAGATGGCCTGTGACCGCCTGATTGCAGCTGCGCTTTCTTTTTCCCCCGCTAAAGGCGACACCAATAAGGAATTTGCATCGTGAGCCCCGCTGAACAGAAGCCGAACGCACTGAAAAGCAACCTTCGGCACTTCTTGGATATCCGTGACCATAGCGGGAAAACTCTACGTACAATCCTCAAGACGTCCGCGCGCGTTAAGGCACAGCAAGTCGGTCGCAGAGCGCCCCTTCACCCGGCACGCGCCCTCGAAGGGCGCAGCCTCGGTCTGATTCTGGCGCAACCCTCAACACGGACACGCGTCTCATTCGAAGTCGGCATGGGACAACTGGGCGGGAGAACAACCGTTCTTTCACCCGGCGATATGCAACTCGGACGTGGTGAAAGCATTGCTGACACGGCGCGTGTTCTTTCCCGCTTTCTCGATGTGATCGTGCTGCGTACAGGCAATGACGCAGCACTGCGGGAAATGGCTCAATGGAGCAGCGTCCCCGTCATTAACGGCCTGACGCCAGTCTCACATCCCATTCAAATCCTCGCGGATATTCTTACGTTTGAAGAACATCGCGGCCCAATCACCGGCAAAACACTGGCATGGGTAGGTGACGGAAACAACGTCGCTACCTCTCTCATGGAAGCGGCTGCTCGCTTGGACTTCAAGGTCCGCATCGCAACACCTGAAGCTTTTGCCCCCAACCCAGAAGTCGTGAGCTGGGCCCGTGAAAACGGGGCAACAATTGACATCTGCACCTCGCCTGAAGAAGCAGTTTCGGGCGCTGATGCTGTGTTGACCGACACATGGGTAAGCATGGGCGACAGCGACCGCGATGCAAGGCTAAGTGCCTTTCGGCCCTATCAAGTGAATGCGGAATTGATGGCAAAAGCTGCACCCGGTGCTCTGTTTTTGCACTGCCTGCCTGCCCATATAGGTGAAGAAGTAACGGAAGAAGTGTTTGAAGGGCCTTCTTCTGTCGTCTTTGATGAAGCAGAAAACCGCCTACATTCTCAAAAAGGTCTGCTGCTCTGGGCTCTCGGCGCCGAGCACGACTAATTTTCATGTGCGGTGCGGAACAAACCGCACCTGCGGTTGTTCTGGCAACGCATAAAGGAATGTTTTTTGATCGACAAACCACCTTTCCTTGATACGGCACGTCCCGACGTCCCCGATATGGTGGTCGCGGGAGGGGTTGTCCCTTTTCATTTGGAGCGCTCCCCCGTCCGGGGGCGCATCGTGCGTCTTGGTGCCCTAGCTGACGCTATATTGTCTCGCCACGACGTGCCGGATAACGTTGCACGCCTAAATGGCGAAGCACTCGCCTTGGTCGCGGGCATGGCATCCGCATTGAAATTCAAAGGCTCACTCTCCCTCCAAGTCAAAGGGGACGGCCCAGTTTCAATGCTACTGGCCGACGCAACTGACAATGGTGGCATACGCGGCCTCGCCCGTCTGGACGAAGAAGCTGACGCAGACGCTGTTCCAGAAGACGCAGCAGGCCTGCTTGGTCAAGGTTATCTGGCTTTCACCATTGACCAAGGGCCGGAAATGGAACGCCACCAAGGTGTCGTAGACATTCAGGGGCCAACCCTAAGCAAAATGGCCGAGCACTACTTCACGACAAGTGAACAACATGCCTGTCACATCCGCCTTTTCTGCAGCCGTGATACCCATGGATGGCAGGCCGGCGCGTTGGTTCTGGAACGTATTGCAGCAGAAGGCGGTACTGCCGTCCTTGATACTGATCATGAAGATGCATGGGAAACCGCCTGCACTTTCGCTGACACACTTAAGGATGCAGAACTGTTTGACGAACATTTATCCGGCGAAGATTTAGCACATCGCTTGTTTGGCACATTGGACGTCCAAACGAGCGCGCCACGCGCGCTGGCCTATTCATGCCGTTGCTCACGTTCTCGCCTCGCCAATGTTCTGGAACGTTTTAGCGACGACGACTTGGATCATATGGCCGAGAACGGCGTTATCACTATGAAGTGCGAATTCTGTAACCACGATTTCCATTTCGACCGTGATAATTTGGGTGCAACGGATCCTGCATGAGTTCCAACAACACGACGCTTCTCCAAGATACGTTCCTTGACGGACAAAAAGTGTCTCAGCTTTATCCGGGCTGGGAGGCAAAATCCCGCAACGATCTCGTTGCAGGGTTCAGCGTCGTGTTATTTGTCGAAGAAGCCACAGGGCGAAATGCTTGCTGGTGGCTTCTCGACAATCACTACTGTGGCAGCCATATTTTGGCGCTTACGCCGGAGCATTACCAAACTCTTTTACCGGCTCTCGAGCCACTTTTCCGTCCTTTCACGGACGGCGTACTTGGCAGTTCAGCGGTGCAGACGCCTCCGCCTTTTCCAAGCATTCCTACTTTTGCTCTGCGCGAATTGAGCGCTGCATGGCTCAATTATATCGAAGAAAGCCCCCTGCTGATCAAATCTGGTCACGCTGATAGCGGCGAGGCACTTACATGTCCCAGCGGGCAGGTTATTGCCGAAAATCGTTTGACTACTTTGCTGCAGGCGCGCCCGTCGCAAAACGCTACCGTCCTGACATCACCTTTCTCCGGGATGCCGCTGCGTGCACAAATTACGATGGACCTGCATGGCCACCTAGCTTACCGCTTTTATGACCAAGAGGACGACTTCGTCTTTTATCTTATTTGGGCGAAAGGCACATCGAGCGAACGTCCGTCATTTTACTTTCCCAAAGGCCGCCTTCTGATATCCGACTCCCCCGTTGGGGCCCTCCTTCCCGATTGGATTCTAACTTGGTTTATCCAAAACCCCGAGCATGCCGCAGCCATACAGGACGCACGGCCATTCAAGCCTGAAGATTTTGGGGTCGGGCGCGCCTCAACCGTGCGTATTCACACCCCCGAAAAGGATGCCTCAGCCCCCCCATCGGCGGACAGCCAACCGAGAAATACAACCGCACGGAGCCAACCGAAACGGAGTGGCCTGATTTCTTACCTCCCCTCACTCATCCTGCCACCGAAGCCGCAGAAGTTGAGCCGGTACGTAAGGGTCTTTTCCAACGTATAAAACAGCGCCTATTTGGTGCTAGAAAGATTTGAACACTAAGCCATAGGAAACGTGGACAATGTCGGTACGCTCATTTTCAAACATCCCGTCCTTATTGCCACGGCGTCCTGTCCACCGCTCCTTCCTACTCGGCTTGGCGTTCATAGGGCTCAGCGCCTGCGCAGATGATACCCCCCCTGAGCAATTCACAGCCCCGGATTTTAGTTATCTTACGCCCCTACACCTCGATGTAGCATCCATCACTGTAGATGATCGTTCTGCACCCGCTCCCGACTCTCTAAGCGCTAAAGCTCCCACGGCGCCTGATGCCGCCCTGAAAACTCTGGCTCAGCAGCGCTTGGTTGGCACCGGCCCTTCAGGGCAAGGTCAGTTCATCATCAAACAAGCTTACCTCCAGCGCGCTTCGGACGATGCTGTGGACGGAGCTATGGACGTTCAGTTGAATGTGGCAGATTCAAGCGGTCAACATACCGGTTATGTACACGCACGCGTCACACGGCATTACACATCAACAAATCAAAGCGCTACATCGCGCGCCTCGCTTGACGCCTTAACCAAACAAATGGCGCAAGACATGAATGTCGAACTGGAATACCAGATTCGTCATCGTCTCGGCTCATGGATGACAGATGCTCAAGGCAATCCACTTA
It contains:
- a CDS encoding regulatory protein RecX; translated protein: MIEIPAAPDFRTLRETALAHLARFATTEQGLRQMLERRLRRWASRALQAGLDEEELSAKLNGLRTVIDDVVYAMRALGAVDDPGFARMKASSLARAGRSRRAVEAKLQQKGVDAEVAREALSDSLGERGDAGAREAELAAALMLARKRRVGPFQRDDRPQEELARVLGIFARNGFSRDVSEVALSMDRYDAEERIIAFRNRHI
- a CDS encoding D-aminopeptidase encodes the protein MKLIRHLRQAKIAYGQVMTVSFSPALDAAIRSLPQRYPGPGGAVAVLHRGEVIIRHSWGYANAERRLPFTPSTLFRMCSITKQFTCAAMLQNTAAPSELNKIISSRLPLLQGPHPNALHLAHNQSGLRDYWAVAMLHGAAIEGYFGDREAERVIRGTRSLQFSPGTSYSYVNQNFRLLSDALQDHTGRSFAEILQFSVFNPSGMERAILAAETRAMPDGTIGYEGSVSAGFRPAINNIWWTGDAGLAASLDDMIAWETFIDNGRDDSDSLYNRLSAPTSFENGTPAPYGFGLQHLNLHGKHVTAHGGALRGWRSHRLHVASERLSVVVMFNHMSPAQNAAAEILGSMLNAPAPPTRNAQTSRLPGVYREQETGLSARIDSLGENTLGLRYLMLPDALSNVSDTHAENGAIRLNLLQDCTVRMEHLKENRSTTLIAATDAGPIPADTETSELAGNYICDELDGATVTVSEQGGILYGGFSGMLGDGKMEPLQRLARDLWVLPCPRALDHTPPGDWTLSFERQNKQIIALRLGCWLARDLIYRPV
- a CDS encoding aspartate aminotransferase family protein, with the translated sequence MISALMPNYNRADLAFEQGQGIWLQTADGRRFMDFGAGIAVSSLGHAHPKLVHAIAEQAGKVMHVSNLYRVPQAERLADLLVQNTFADSVLFCNSGAEANEGMVKMIRRAQFENGHPERTRILCFDGAFHGRTLAMIAAGGNPAYLKGFGPVVEGFDHIPFNNTNTLRDAITPETAGIIVEPIQGETGIKTADVHFMKALRAVCDEFGLYLGFDEVQTGVGRTGKLFAHEWSGIAPDVMSVAKGIGGGFPLGAVLATEAVAKHMTPGSHGTTFGGNPLACAAGTCVMTEILAPGFIQQVEETGHAFGAMLQNVVERSNGVFDGVRGLGLMRGLHCTLPVGDVLSAVINQGLLAVTAGDNVLRLVPPLIVTPADCQMACDRLIAAALSFSPAKGDTNKEFAS
- the argF gene encoding ornithine carbamoyltransferase, with translation MSPAEQKPNALKSNLRHFLDIRDHSGKTLRTILKTSARVKAQQVGRRAPLHPARALEGRSLGLILAQPSTRTRVSFEVGMGQLGGRTTVLSPGDMQLGRGESIADTARVLSRFLDVIVLRTGNDAALREMAQWSSVPVINGLTPVSHPIQILADILTFEEHRGPITGKTLAWVGDGNNVATSLMEAAARLDFKVRIATPEAFAPNPEVVSWARENGATIDICTSPEEAVSGADAVLTDTWVSMGDSDRDARLSAFRPYQVNAELMAKAAPGALFLHCLPAHIGEEVTEEVFEGPSSVVFDEAENRLHSQKGLLLWALGAEHD
- the hslO gene encoding Hsp33 family molecular chaperone HslO, coding for MVVAGGVVPFHLERSPVRGRIVRLGALADAILSRHDVPDNVARLNGEALALVAGMASALKFKGSLSLQVKGDGPVSMLLADATDNGGIRGLARLDEEADADAVPEDAAGLLGQGYLAFTIDQGPEMERHQGVVDIQGPTLSKMAEHYFTTSEQHACHIRLFCSRDTHGWQAGALVLERIAAEGGTAVLDTDHEDAWETACTFADTLKDAELFDEHLSGEDLAHRLFGTLDVQTSAPRALAYSCRCSRSRLANVLERFSDDDLDHMAENGVITMKCEFCNHDFHFDRDNLGATDPA